Proteins encoded together in one Quercus lobata isolate SW786 chromosome 3, ValleyOak3.0 Primary Assembly, whole genome shotgun sequence window:
- the LOC115979016 gene encoding uncharacterized protein LOC115979016: MAASLLSSPLTSTFSTRRTHLRFSLKHGLFPIKTNKEPIFKSNPRLTCQASRHFGPLLATRDSSDGFLETLEESETLPFFEERPVKFLVLVILWASVSLAWFAASGDAKAATDSIKASSFGLNIATKLRSLSWPDEAVVFALATLPVLELRGAIPVGYWMHLKPVPLTVLSVLGNMVPVPFIILYLKKFASFLAGRSSSASRFLDMLFKRAKEKAGPVEEFQWLGLMLFVAVPFPGTGAWTGAFIASILEMPFWSAVTANFVGVVLAGLLVNLLVNVGLKYAIVTGVILFFISTFMWSLLRNLRKYFSSSKLIN; this comes from the exons ATGGCAGCCTCTCTATTATCATCACCATTAACCTCAACATTCTCTACTCGGAGGACCCACCTGAGATTTTCACTCAAGCATGGCCTTTTCCCCATTAAAACTAACAAAGAACCAATTTTCAAGTCAAACCCACGGTTAACATGTCAAGCTTCACGCCATTTTGGTCCTCTTCTTGCAACCAGAGATTCCTCTGATGGGTTTCTTGAGACACTTGAGGAGAGTGAGACTCTGCCATTCTTTGAGGAACGGCCTGTCAAATTTTTAGTCTTGGTGATATTGTGGGCTTCTGTGTCTCTGGCTTGGTTTGCCGCTTCTGGGGATGCTAAGGCTGCTACTGATTCCATTAAAGCCTCGAGCTTTGGCCTAAATATTGCGACTAAGCTTCGGAGTTTGAGCTGGCCTGATGAGGCTGTTGTATTTGCCTTGGCTACGCTTCCTGTGCTTGAGCTTCGCGGGGCTATTCCTGTTGGGTATTGGATGCACCTCAAGCCTGTTCCCTTAACTGTCCTGTCAGTTCTTGG GAACATGGTCCCTGTGCCCTTCATCATACTATACTTGAAGAAATTTGCATCGTTTCTCGCTGGGAGGAGCTCGTCTGCATCTCGATTCCTTGACATGCTATTCAAGAGGGCCAAAGAGAAGGCTGGCCCTGTGGAAGAGTTTCAATGGCTTGGCCTGATGCTGTTTGTGGCTGTGCCTTTTCCCGGAACAGGAGCATGGACAGGAGCCTTCATAGCTTCTATTCTTGAGATGCCATTCTGGTCAGCTGTAACTGCAAATTTCGTTGGTGTTGTGTTGGCTGGGCTTCTGGTAAATTTGCTGGTAAATGTTGGTCTCAAGTATGCTATTGTTACCGGTGTTatcctcttttttatttccacATTCATGTGGAGCCTCCTTCGAAATCTTAGGAAGTATTTCAGTTCATCAAAATTGATAAACTGA
- the LOC115978706 gene encoding uncharacterized protein At1g27050, with amino-acid sequence MSRNRKRDKPYFSRQVPASLSKRRRPHPPRHDGGEDDGGDVIEDKPIQKPAPPPALVVTGLPTECSVLDLKSRFEIYGSISRIRIVDRDGLAYVMYRAKDSAQAAIAASLDPSFGITIDSKKLQVVWATDPLVQWREGVGVGANKDNTSSSSSKLLRAEVPLSRHGRGNKLASAIVNPRSNNNEGSSSVLDVPYRGREIVAYDDIL; translated from the exons ATGAGCCGCAATCGCAAGCGAGACAAACCCTACTTCTCCCGCCAGGTCCCGGCCTCTCTGTCGAAACGGCGCCGTCCTCATCCGCCGCGTCACGATGGCGGAGAAGACGACGGCGGCGACGTAATCGAAGACAAGCCGATCCAGAAGCCGGCTCCGCCGCCGGCTCTGGTGGTCACGGGTCTGCCGACGGAGTGTTCGGTTTTGGACTTGAAGTCTCGGTTCGAGATCTACGGCTCGATCTCTCGCATTCGCATCGTAGATCGCGATGGACTCGCGTATGTAATGTACCGAGCTAAGGACTCGGCCCAGGCCGCTATTGCTGCCTCTCTTGACCCGTCGTTTGGGATAACTATTGATTCCAAAAAG TTACAGGTTGTGTGGGCAACTGATCCTCTTGTCCAATGGAGAGAAGGAGTTGGGGTTGGTGCAAACAAGGACAACACATCATCATCTTCGTCTAAGCTTTTGCGGGCAGAGGTGCCTCTGAGTAGACATGGAAGAGGTAACAAACTTGCTTCGGCTATAGTGAACCCTAGAAGTAATAATAATGAAGGCTCTTCGAGTGTTTTAGATGTGCCGTATAGGGGCAGAGAAATTGTTGCTTATGATGATATCCTGTAA
- the LOC115982915 gene encoding ultraviolet-B receptor UVR8 isoform X1, protein MMEQQNDNEEKQQEQEHVQKIWSWGAGTEGQLGTGRLEDEHLPQLLLHHSSLLPRSDPISQLACGGAHVIAFTSGGKVLTWGRGTSGQLGHGDMVNSLCPKVVSSLENNFITHVSAGWSHSGFVSDGGCVFTCGDGSFGQLGHGDYRTHCSPVRVSYFVNKHVEQIACGMRHSLVLLKGGSGDQIYAFGSGKRGQLGISKDKVKSISLPEVTYGLEGVKIVSIAANGDHSATLSVDGCLYTWGRGFSGTPDVQFPQVLPSSLRFTIVAVGWNHALALTGEGEVFMLGGNYHGVLGDLEKMSPAKQFPADSREAILQKVPGLNDIKTVQIAAGAEHSAVVTENGEIKAWGWGEHGQLGLGNTCDQTSPQAVSLSHTPNEATAFKVYCGSGFTFVIMSPCNPSQT, encoded by the exons ATGATGGAACAACAGAATGACAATGAAGaaaaacaacaagaacaagaacatgTACAAAAGATATGGAGTTGGGGTGCAGGAACGGAAGGGCAACTAGGCACCGGTAGGCTAGAGGATGAGCACCTCCCTCAACTGCTTCTTCATCACTCCTCCCTTCTTCCACGTTCTGATCCCATCTCTCAACTCGCCTGCGGCGGCGCTCATGTTATTGCCTTTACTTCCG GTGGGAAGGTACTCACTTGGGGTAGGGGTACATCTGGTCAACTAGGCCATGGTGACATGGTTAACAGCTTATGTCCAAAGGTTGTGAGTTCGTTGGAAAATAACTTTATCACCCATGTTTCTGCTGGGTGGAGCCACTCTGGATTTGTTTCAG ATGGTGGGTGTGTTTTTACCTGTGGGGATGGTTCGTTTGGTCAGCTTGGGCATGGGGACTACAGGACACATTGCTCTCCTGTAAGAGTCTCATACTTTGTTAATAAGCATGTTGAACAGATAGCATGTGGTATGCGCCATTCACTTGTTTTGTTGAAAG GTGGCTCAGGAGATCAAATCTATGCATTTGGATCTGGGAAACGTGGTCAACTGGGGATCTCCAAGGATAAGGTCAAATCAATTAGTCTTCCTGAAGTAACTTATGGATTGGAAGGTGTCAAAATTGTTAGCATAGCTGCAAATGGAGATCATAGTGCAACATTATCTG TTGATGGGTGTCTTTACACTTGGGGAAGAGGGTTCAGTGGCACTCCAGATGTTCAATTTCCTCAGGTTTTACCTTCATCCTTGCGGTTTACCATAGTTGCTGTTGGTTGGAATCATGCTCTAGCATTGACTG GTGAAGGGGAAGTTTTTATGCTTGGTGGCAACTACCATGGAGTCCTTGGTGATCTTGAGAAAATGAGCCCAGCAAAGCAATTTCCTG CAGATTCAAGAGAAGCTATTCTGCAGAAGGTCCCTGGTCTTAATGACATAAAAACTGTGCAAATTGCAGCTGGAGCTGAGCATTCTGCTGTGGTAACAG AAAATGGAGAGATAAAAGCATGGGGTTGGGGTGAACATGGTCAACTTGGCTTGGGAAATACATGTGATCAAACTAGCCCTCAGGCAGTGAGTCTGAGTCACACTCCCAATGAAGCTACCGCATTTAAAGTTTATTGTGGAAGTGGGTTTACATTTGTCATCATGTCTCCCTGCAACCCTTCTCAAACTTGA
- the LOC115982915 gene encoding ultraviolet-B receptor UVR8 isoform X2 → MMEQQNDNEEKQQEQEHVQKIWSWGAGTEGQLGTGRLEDEHLPQLLLHHSSLLPRSDPISQLACGGAHVIAFTSGGKVLTWGRGTSGQLGHGDMVNSLCPKVVSSLENNFITHVSAGWSHSGFVSDGGCVFTCGDGSFGQLGHGDYRTHCSPVRVSYFVNKHVEQIACGMRHSLVLLKGGSGDQIYAFGSGKRGQLGISKDKVKSISLPEVTYGLEGVKIVSIAANGDHSATLSVDGCLYTWGRGFSGTPDVQFPQVLPSSLRFTIVAVGWNHALALTGEGEVFMLGGNYHGVLGDLEKMSPAKQFPDSREAILQKVPGLNDIKTVQIAAGAEHSAVVTENGEIKAWGWGEHGQLGLGNTCDQTSPQAVSLSHTPNEATAFKVYCGSGFTFVIMSPCNPSQT, encoded by the exons ATGATGGAACAACAGAATGACAATGAAGaaaaacaacaagaacaagaacatgTACAAAAGATATGGAGTTGGGGTGCAGGAACGGAAGGGCAACTAGGCACCGGTAGGCTAGAGGATGAGCACCTCCCTCAACTGCTTCTTCATCACTCCTCCCTTCTTCCACGTTCTGATCCCATCTCTCAACTCGCCTGCGGCGGCGCTCATGTTATTGCCTTTACTTCCG GTGGGAAGGTACTCACTTGGGGTAGGGGTACATCTGGTCAACTAGGCCATGGTGACATGGTTAACAGCTTATGTCCAAAGGTTGTGAGTTCGTTGGAAAATAACTTTATCACCCATGTTTCTGCTGGGTGGAGCCACTCTGGATTTGTTTCAG ATGGTGGGTGTGTTTTTACCTGTGGGGATGGTTCGTTTGGTCAGCTTGGGCATGGGGACTACAGGACACATTGCTCTCCTGTAAGAGTCTCATACTTTGTTAATAAGCATGTTGAACAGATAGCATGTGGTATGCGCCATTCACTTGTTTTGTTGAAAG GTGGCTCAGGAGATCAAATCTATGCATTTGGATCTGGGAAACGTGGTCAACTGGGGATCTCCAAGGATAAGGTCAAATCAATTAGTCTTCCTGAAGTAACTTATGGATTGGAAGGTGTCAAAATTGTTAGCATAGCTGCAAATGGAGATCATAGTGCAACATTATCTG TTGATGGGTGTCTTTACACTTGGGGAAGAGGGTTCAGTGGCACTCCAGATGTTCAATTTCCTCAGGTTTTACCTTCATCCTTGCGGTTTACCATAGTTGCTGTTGGTTGGAATCATGCTCTAGCATTGACTG GTGAAGGGGAAGTTTTTATGCTTGGTGGCAACTACCATGGAGTCCTTGGTGATCTTGAGAAAATGAGCCCAGCAAAGCAATTTCCTG ATTCAAGAGAAGCTATTCTGCAGAAGGTCCCTGGTCTTAATGACATAAAAACTGTGCAAATTGCAGCTGGAGCTGAGCATTCTGCTGTGGTAACAG AAAATGGAGAGATAAAAGCATGGGGTTGGGGTGAACATGGTCAACTTGGCTTGGGAAATACATGTGATCAAACTAGCCCTCAGGCAGTGAGTCTGAGTCACACTCCCAATGAAGCTACCGCATTTAAAGTTTATTGTGGAAGTGGGTTTACATTTGTCATCATGTCTCCCTGCAACCCTTCTCAAACTTGA
- the LOC115982913 gene encoding protein PTST homolog 2, chloroplastic isoform X2 has product MLSLTTTFCFCSRLLVSPNSRPQSRSLPSVVFVTDSRRRRKRRKTVQVHTQLVSSSFVPAKESCGGGFLGFHKPPGFVRRCVKWDSEEGDLALEGEILEFMKESKNPEAFPSKKELVEAGRMDLVDAIAKKGGWLLLGWDLSEEEDEVEQRKVQENVTAWVSDSNSNEIRSSEPVSGFSVNHSQSASSSGRSLEMAAGDESGIEGILNRLERQRNLSFGFDLRSKGNDTSFPSIHAKDDRHLGTSIDATVAGLERSSKRASLSSNKRIYNDSGGKLDQNRSHLDDDGLRNSVKPDTWRTWSNQRAGFSAADFEAAEIGFNAMPMDGSRDEILELGGLASDPLNTRKEPISCHEINVNEIQTRLQHLELELTSVLHSVRSNAGQIMSQKDHESSSEKLQKLSDALEFQENEIMDAQDRLRSIRAKLTILEGKMALAIVDAQKVVEEKQERIDDARRALQLLHTTCIVWPNSASEVLLAGSFDGWATQRKMEKSGTGIFSLNLKLYPGRYEVDPLRPIVKNNGYENNLLIIT; this is encoded by the exons ATGCTCTCTCTCACAACAACCTTCTGCTTTTGCTCTCGCCTCCTAGTCTCGCCAAACTCTCGGCCCCAGTCTCGTTCCCTGCCTTCCGTTGTCTTTGTCACCgattcaagaagaagaagaaagaggaggAAAACGGTACAGGTACATACACAGCTCGTGTCTTCGAGTTTCGTGCCGGCGAAGGAGagctgtggtggtggttttttggGGTTTCACAAGCCGCCTGGGTTCGTGAGGAGGTGTGTGAAGTGGGATAGTGAAGAGGGGGATTTGGCTTTGGAGGGTGAGATTTTGGAGTTCATGAAAGAATCGAAGAATCCGGAGGCTTTTCCGAGCAAGAAAGAGCTGGTTGAAGCTGGGAGGATGGATTTGGTGGACGCTATTGCCAAGAAAGGTGGTTGGCTCTTGCTGGGTTGGGATTTGAgcgaagaagaagatgaggtgGAACAAAGGAAAGTTCAAGAAAATGTTACTGCTTGGGTTTCTGACTCGAACAGCAATGAAATTCGGAGTTCTGAGCCGGTTTCTGGGTTTTCTGTGAATCATTCTCAGTCAGCCTCGTCGTCTGGTAGATCACT GGAAATGGCAGCAGGGGACGAGTCTGGGATTGAGGGTATATTGAACCGGTTGGAGAGACAGAGAAATTTgagttttggttttgatttgagaTCAAAAGGAAATGATACTAGCTTCCCAAGTATTCATGCTAAAGATGACAGGCATCTTGGAACCTCAATAGATGCG ACAGTTGCTGGACTGGAAAGAAGCAGTAAACGAGCTTCTTTAAGTTCTAATAAACGCATTTACAATGATTCGGGGGGCAAGCTTGATCAGAATAGATCTCACCTAGATGATGATGGTTTAAGAAACTCAGTGAAGCCAGACACGTGGAGAACTTGGAGCAATCAGAGGGCAGGCTTTTCTGCTGCCGATTTTGAAG CTGCTGAAATTGGTTTCAATGCAATGCCAATGGATGGTTCAAGAGATGAGATACTTGAGTTAGGAGGCCTTGCTAGTGATCCTTTAAACAcaaggaaggaaccaatctctTGTCATGAGATTAATGTTAATGAAATACAAACTCGCCTTCAACACCTGGAGTTAGAGCTTACCTCTGTACTTCACTCAGTGAGGTCAAATGCTGGCCAAATTATGTCACAGAAG GACCATGAAAGCTCCTCTGAGAAATTGCAGAAGCTATCGGATGCTTTGGAGTTTCAGGAAAATGAGATCATGGATGCTCAGGACAGATTGCGATCAATACGTGCAAAGTTAACAATATTAGAGGGAAAGATGGCACTGGCAATAGT TGATGCCCAAAAGGTAGTGGAGGAGAAACAGGAGAGAATTGATGATGCTCGTAGAGCTTTACAACTTCTTCATACTACCTGCATAGTTTGGCCCAATTCAGCTTCTGAGGTGCTCTTAGCGGGATCATTTGATGGTTGGGCTACCCAG AGAAAGATGGAGAAGTCAGGTACAGGTATCTTTTCCTTAAACCTGAAGTTGTACCCAGGCAGATATGAG GTTGATCCCCTACGCCCTATTGTCAAAAACAATGGATATGAGAATAATCTACTCATAATCACATGA
- the LOC115982913 gene encoding protein PTST homolog 2, chloroplastic isoform X1, translating into MLSLTTTFCFCSRLLVSPNSRPQSRSLPSVVFVTDSRRRRKRRKTVQVHTQLVSSSFVPAKESCGGGFLGFHKPPGFVRRCVKWDSEEGDLALEGEILEFMKESKNPEAFPSKKELVEAGRMDLVDAIAKKGGWLLLGWDLSEEEDEVEQRKVQENVTAWVSDSNSNEIRSSEPVSGFSVNHSQSASSSGRSLEMAAGDESGIEGILNRLERQRNLSFGFDLRSKGNDTSFPSIHAKDDRHLGTSIDATVAGLERSSKRASLSSNKRIYNDSGGKLDQNRSHLDDDGLRNSVKPDTWRTWSNQRAGFSAADFEAAEIGFNAMPMDGSRDEILELGGLASDPLNTRKEPISCHEINVNEIQTRLQHLELELTSVLHSVRSNAGQIMSQKDHESSSEKLQKLSDALEFQENEIMDAQDRLRSIRAKLTILEGKMALAIVDAQKVVEEKQERIDDARRALQLLHTTCIVWPNSASEVLLAGSFDGWATQRKMEKSGTGIFSLNLKLYPGRYEIKFIVDGQWKVDPLRPIVKNNGYENNLLIIT; encoded by the exons ATGCTCTCTCTCACAACAACCTTCTGCTTTTGCTCTCGCCTCCTAGTCTCGCCAAACTCTCGGCCCCAGTCTCGTTCCCTGCCTTCCGTTGTCTTTGTCACCgattcaagaagaagaagaaagaggaggAAAACGGTACAGGTACATACACAGCTCGTGTCTTCGAGTTTCGTGCCGGCGAAGGAGagctgtggtggtggttttttggGGTTTCACAAGCCGCCTGGGTTCGTGAGGAGGTGTGTGAAGTGGGATAGTGAAGAGGGGGATTTGGCTTTGGAGGGTGAGATTTTGGAGTTCATGAAAGAATCGAAGAATCCGGAGGCTTTTCCGAGCAAGAAAGAGCTGGTTGAAGCTGGGAGGATGGATTTGGTGGACGCTATTGCCAAGAAAGGTGGTTGGCTCTTGCTGGGTTGGGATTTGAgcgaagaagaagatgaggtgGAACAAAGGAAAGTTCAAGAAAATGTTACTGCTTGGGTTTCTGACTCGAACAGCAATGAAATTCGGAGTTCTGAGCCGGTTTCTGGGTTTTCTGTGAATCATTCTCAGTCAGCCTCGTCGTCTGGTAGATCACT GGAAATGGCAGCAGGGGACGAGTCTGGGATTGAGGGTATATTGAACCGGTTGGAGAGACAGAGAAATTTgagttttggttttgatttgagaTCAAAAGGAAATGATACTAGCTTCCCAAGTATTCATGCTAAAGATGACAGGCATCTTGGAACCTCAATAGATGCG ACAGTTGCTGGACTGGAAAGAAGCAGTAAACGAGCTTCTTTAAGTTCTAATAAACGCATTTACAATGATTCGGGGGGCAAGCTTGATCAGAATAGATCTCACCTAGATGATGATGGTTTAAGAAACTCAGTGAAGCCAGACACGTGGAGAACTTGGAGCAATCAGAGGGCAGGCTTTTCTGCTGCCGATTTTGAAG CTGCTGAAATTGGTTTCAATGCAATGCCAATGGATGGTTCAAGAGATGAGATACTTGAGTTAGGAGGCCTTGCTAGTGATCCTTTAAACAcaaggaaggaaccaatctctTGTCATGAGATTAATGTTAATGAAATACAAACTCGCCTTCAACACCTGGAGTTAGAGCTTACCTCTGTACTTCACTCAGTGAGGTCAAATGCTGGCCAAATTATGTCACAGAAG GACCATGAAAGCTCCTCTGAGAAATTGCAGAAGCTATCGGATGCTTTGGAGTTTCAGGAAAATGAGATCATGGATGCTCAGGACAGATTGCGATCAATACGTGCAAAGTTAACAATATTAGAGGGAAAGATGGCACTGGCAATAGT TGATGCCCAAAAGGTAGTGGAGGAGAAACAGGAGAGAATTGATGATGCTCGTAGAGCTTTACAACTTCTTCATACTACCTGCATAGTTTGGCCCAATTCAGCTTCTGAGGTGCTCTTAGCGGGATCATTTGATGGTTGGGCTACCCAG AGAAAGATGGAGAAGTCAGGTACAGGTATCTTTTCCTTAAACCTGAAGTTGTACCCAGGCAGATATGAG ATCAAATTTATTGTTGATGGTCAATGGAAGGTTGATCCCCTACGCCCTATTGTCAAAAACAATGGATATGAGAATAATCTACTCATAATCACATGA
- the LOC115978800 gene encoding proteasome subunit alpha type-4 produces MSRRYDSRTTIFSPEGRLYQVEYAMEAIGNAGTAIGILSKDGVVLIGEKKVTSKLLQTSTSTEKMYKIDDHVSCAVAGIMSDANILINTARVQAQRYTYAYQEPMPVEQLVQSLCDTKQGYTQFGGLRPFGVSFLFAGWDKNFGFQLYMSDPSGNYGGWKAAAIGANNQAAQSMLKQDYKDEITREEAVELALKVLSKTMDSTSLTSDKLELAEVFLLPSGNVKYQVRSPESLSKLLVKLGMTQPAAEAS; encoded by the coding sequence ATGTCTCGGAGGTATGATAGCCGCACGACGATCTTCTCCCCTGAAGGTCGTCTCTACCAAGTTGAGTATGCAATGGAGGCCATTGGAAATGCCGGAACTGCAATTGGGATTTTATCAAAGGATGGAGTTGTCTTGATTGGTGAAAAGAAGGTCACTTCCAAACTCCTTCAAACCTCAACATCAACTGAGAAGATGTATAAGATTGATGACCATGTATCATGTGCTGTCGCTGGAATAATGTCGGATGCCAATATCCTAATCAACACAGCTAGAGTCCAAGCCCAACGTTACACTTATGCTTACCAAGAACCAATGCCTGTTGAACAGCTTGTCCAATCTCTCTGTGATACCAAACAAGGCTACACACAATTTGGTGGGCTCCGTCCATTTGGTGTTTCATTTCTGTTTGCCGGCTGGGACAAAAATTTTGGCTTCCAGCTTTACATGAGCGACCCAAGTGGAAACTATGGTGGTTGGAAAGCTGCAGCAATTGGAGCAAACAACCAGGCAGCTCAATCAATGCTTAAGCAGGATTACAAGGATGAAATCACAAGAGAAGAAGCAGTTGAGCTAGCACTGAAAGTGCTCAGCAAGACAATGGACAGCACAAGTCTCACCTCAGATAAGCTGGAATTGGCTGAGGTATTCCTCTTGCCTTCAGGAAATGTCAAGTACCAGGTTCGCTCACCAGAGTCCCTGAGCAAGCTCTTAGTGAAGTTGGGAATGACCCAACCTGCTGCCGAGGCCTCCTAA